A window of the Synechococcus sp. JA-3-3Ab genome harbors these coding sequences:
- the glnA gene encoding type I glutamate--ammonia ligase — protein sequence MASTPQEVLQMIQDNDVQMVDLKFVDIFGTWQHVSFHPSMITEETFREGIPFDGSSIRGWKAINESDMYMVPDPKTAWIDPFFQVPTLSLICNIIEPRTGQPYSRCPRSLAARAVAYLQSTGIADTAYFGPEAEFFIFEDVRFDQTQNAGYYFVDSIEGRWNSGREEKGGNLGYKPRYKEGYFPVPPTDAHQDLRTEMLLTMAKLGVPIEKHHHEVATGGQGELGYRFADLITAADYMMIYKYVIRNVARKHGKTVTFMPKPLFNDNGSGMHTHQSLWKDGQPLFYQEGNYADLSETALYYIGGLLKHAPAILAFTNPTTNSYKRLVPGFEAPVNLAYSQGNRSASIRIPVTGKNPKAKRLEFRCPDATCNPYIAFSAMLMAGLDGIKNKIHPGEPLDKDIYDLEPDELAKIPSTPGSLLDALESLQKDHAFLLEGGVFTEDLIEAYIEYKIDNEINPINLRPHPYEFALYFDA from the coding sequence ATGGCATCCACGCCCCAAGAAGTGCTTCAGATGATCCAGGACAACGATGTCCAGATGGTGGATCTCAAGTTTGTGGACATCTTCGGCACCTGGCAGCATGTCTCCTTCCACCCCTCGATGATCACTGAAGAAACCTTCCGCGAGGGAATCCCTTTCGACGGATCCAGCATTCGGGGTTGGAAAGCGATCAACGAGTCGGACATGTACATGGTGCCGGATCCCAAGACGGCCTGGATCGACCCATTTTTTCAAGTGCCCACCCTCAGCCTCATCTGCAACATCATCGAGCCGCGCACTGGCCAGCCCTACAGCCGTTGTCCGCGGAGCCTGGCGGCGCGGGCGGTTGCCTATCTGCAGTCTACCGGCATTGCCGACACGGCTTACTTTGGCCCAGAGGCAGAGTTTTTCATTTTTGAAGATGTGCGGTTTGACCAAACCCAAAATGCCGGCTACTACTTCGTAGATTCGATTGAGGGCCGCTGGAACTCAGGCCGGGAGGAAAAAGGCGGCAACCTCGGTTACAAGCCGCGCTACAAAGAAGGCTATTTCCCCGTCCCGCCTACCGATGCTCATCAAGACCTCCGCACCGAGATGCTGCTGACGATGGCCAAGTTGGGGGTGCCTATCGAGAAGCACCACCACGAGGTGGCTACCGGCGGGCAAGGGGAGCTGGGCTACCGCTTTGCCGATCTGATCACGGCTGCCGACTACATGATGATTTACAAGTACGTGATCCGGAACGTGGCCCGCAAGCACGGCAAGACGGTGACGTTCATGCCCAAGCCCCTCTTCAATGACAACGGCAGCGGCATGCACACGCACCAGTCCCTCTGGAAAGACGGTCAGCCCCTGTTCTACCAAGAGGGCAACTATGCCGATCTCAGCGAAACGGCTCTCTACTACATCGGCGGCCTGCTCAAGCACGCCCCGGCCATCCTGGCCTTCACCAATCCCACCACCAACTCCTACAAGCGCTTGGTGCCCGGGTTTGAGGCGCCGGTAAACCTGGCCTACTCGCAGGGCAACCGCTCGGCTTCCATTCGCATTCCGGTCACGGGCAAAAATCCCAAGGCCAAGCGGCTGGAGTTTCGCTGCCCCGATGCCACCTGCAACCCCTACATCGCCTTCTCGGCCATGTTGATGGCCGGCTTGGACGGGATCAAGAACAAGATCCACCCCGGCGAGCCCCTGGACAAAGACATCTACGATCTAGAGCCAGACGAGCTGGCCAAGATCCCCTCCACGCCCGGATCCCTGCTGGATGCTCTGGAAAGCCTGCAGAAGGATCACGCTTTCTTGTTGGAGGGAGGTGTCTTTACCGAAGATCTCATCGAGGCCTACATCGAGTACAAAATTGACAACGAGATCAACCCCATCAACCTGCGGCCTCACCCCTACGAGTTCGCGCTCTATTTCGACGCCTGA
- the trxB gene encoding thioredoxin-disulfide reductase — MTEQSRVENVVIIGSGPAGFTAAIYAGRANLKPVVFEGFQVGGIPGGQLMTTTEVENFPGFPEGISGPQLMKNMRAQAQRWGAELYPEDVTFVDLSQRPFVVRSDEREVRTHSLIIATGATAKRLHLPGEEIYWNRGMSACAVCDGAMPMFRGVELVVIGGGDTACEEATYLTKFGSHIHMLVRSGKMRASKAMQDRVLNHPKITVHWHTEAVEVLGDGLRLTGVKVRNNQTGEIREMAVGGLFYAIGHKPNTDLFKGQLELDEVGYIVTRPGSVATSVEGVFAAGDVQDHEFRQAITAAGTGCMAAMLAERWLSEHGLAQEYHVVPQSHLEPASASAVEVEPEGDSAVEEASFEQEVQDDLDFSQTCHEGSYALRRLYHESDRLLMVKYTAPTCAPCHALKLILNKVIEEFADKLHVVEIDIEKDPEIAEAGGVTCTPTVQFFKNKELVAQVVGVKPKSHYREVIQANLSEAKSA; from the coding sequence ATGACAGAGCAAAGTCGGGTTGAGAACGTGGTGATTATTGGTTCTGGCCCTGCTGGGTTTACGGCGGCCATTTATGCCGGGCGTGCCAACCTGAAGCCGGTTGTGTTTGAGGGGTTTCAGGTGGGCGGGATCCCGGGCGGGCAGTTGATGACCACCACCGAGGTGGAGAACTTTCCGGGTTTTCCCGAGGGCATCAGTGGCCCCCAACTCATGAAAAACATGCGTGCCCAGGCGCAGCGGTGGGGGGCAGAGCTTTACCCCGAGGACGTCACCTTTGTGGATCTGAGCCAGCGGCCTTTTGTGGTTCGCTCTGACGAACGGGAAGTGCGCACCCACAGCCTGATTATTGCCACCGGGGCCACGGCCAAGCGCCTGCACTTGCCCGGAGAGGAGATCTACTGGAACCGGGGCATGTCGGCCTGCGCCGTCTGCGATGGGGCCATGCCCATGTTTAGGGGGGTGGAGCTGGTGGTCATTGGCGGCGGCGATACCGCCTGTGAGGAGGCCACCTACCTGACCAAGTTTGGATCCCATATCCACATGCTGGTGCGCAGTGGCAAGATGCGGGCCAGCAAGGCCATGCAAGACCGGGTGCTCAACCACCCCAAGATTACCGTCCACTGGCACACGGAGGCGGTGGAGGTTCTGGGCGACGGCCTGCGCCTGACGGGGGTGAAGGTGCGCAACAACCAGACGGGCGAGATCCGGGAGATGGCAGTGGGCGGCCTGTTCTACGCCATCGGCCACAAGCCCAACACCGACTTGTTCAAAGGGCAACTGGAACTGGATGAAGTGGGCTACATTGTCACCCGCCCAGGATCTGTAGCCACCAGTGTAGAGGGCGTGTTTGCCGCCGGGGATGTGCAGGATCACGAGTTTCGCCAGGCCATCACCGCTGCCGGCACCGGCTGTATGGCGGCCATGCTGGCGGAGCGCTGGCTCTCCGAACACGGCCTGGCACAGGAGTATCACGTCGTCCCTCAAAGCCATCTTGAGCCCGCTTCTGCCTCTGCTGTCGAGGTAGAGCCGGAGGGAGACTCGGCTGTTGAGGAGGCCAGTTTTGAGCAGGAGGTGCAAGATGACCTCGACTTCAGCCAGACCTGCCACGAGGGGAGCTATGCCCTGCGGCGGCTCTACCACGAAAGCGATCGCCTGCTGATGGTCAAGTACACCGCCCCCACCTGTGCCCCTTGTCATGCCCTCAAGCTGATCTTGAACAAGGTCATCGAAGAGTTTGCCGACAAGCTGCATGTGGTGGAGATCGACATCGAGAAAGACCCGGAGATCGCCGAGGCAGGGGGGGTCACCTGCACGCCGACGGTGCAGTTTTTCAAAAACAAGGAGCTGGTGGCTCAGGTGGTGGGTGTCAAGCCCAAGTCCCACTACCGGGAGGTGATCCAGGCCAATTTGTCTGAGGCAAAATCAGCTTGA